The nucleotide sequence CGGCAGGTCCTGATGCACGCCGCCGACGCGGAAGTAGGCTGCATGCATACGGCTGCCGGAGGCGCGCTCGTAGAATACCATCAGCTTCTCGCGCTCTTCGAAACCCCACAGCGGCGGGGTCAGCGCGCCGACGTCCATCGCCTGCGTGGTGACGTTGAGAAGATGCGAGAGAATGCGGCCGATCTCGCAATAGAGCACGCGGATGAGCTGGCCGCGGCGCGGCACCTCGATGCCGAGCAGCTTCTCTGCGGCGAGACAGAAGGCATGCTCCTGGTTCATCGGCGCGACGTAGTCGAGCCGGTCGAAATACGGGATCGCCTGGAGATAGGTCTTCTGCTCGATCAGCTTTTCGGTGCCGCGATGAAGCAGGCCGATATGCGGGTCGACGCGGGCGACGACTTCGCCGTCAAGCTCCAGCACCAGACGCAACACGCCGTGCGCCGCAGGATGCTGCGGGCCGAAATTGATGGTGAAATTGCGAAGCTGTTCGGGTTGCTCGTTCATGATCAGACCTTCGGTCCCGCCTTCTCGTCACCGGGAAGCGGATAGTCCGCCCCTTCCCACGGCGAGAGGAAATCGAACTTGCGGAATTCCTGGTTGAGGCGCACCGGCTCGTACACCACCCGCTTCTCCTGATCGTCGTAGCGGACCTCGACGAAACCGGTGGTCGGGAAATCCTTGCGCAGCGGATGGCCTTCGAAACCGTAATCGGTGAGGATGCGGCGCATGTCGGGATGGCCGACGAAGAACACGCCGTAGAGGTCGTAGGCCTCGCGCTCGAACCAGTCGGCGCCCGGGAACACCTCGATCAGCGACGGCACCTGCGTGGTCTCGTCGGCCTGGGCCTTGAGCCGGATCCGCGTGTTCAGCGTCGGTGACAGGAAGTGATAGATGACGTCGAAACGCTTCTCGCGATCGGGATAGTCCGCCGCCGTGATGTCGGTGAAGTTGACGAAACGGCATTTCGGATCGTCGCGGAGGTACGTCACCACCTCGACGATCTTGCCGGCCTCGACATCGACCGTGAGCTGGTTGAAGGCCACGGAGTGACCGAGCGCGGCGCCCGGAAGCGCGCTAACGATCGTCTGCCCCAGGGCGTCGAGCTTGGCGTCGTCCATGACGTAAAACCTTAGCGTTCGATGGTGCCGGTGCGGCGGATCTTCTTCTGCAGCAGCAGCACGCCGTAGAGCAGCGCTTCCGCCGTGGGCGGGCAGCCCGGCACGTAGATGTCGATCGGCACGATGCGGTCGCAGCCACGCACGACCGAGTAGGAATAGTGATAGTAGCCGCCGCCGTTGGCGCAGGAGCCCATCGAGATGACGTAGCGCGGCTCGGGCATCTGGTCGTAGACCTTGCGCAAAGCCGGCGCCATCTTGTTGGTCAGGGTGCCCGCGACGATCATCACGTCGGACTGGCGCGGCGAGGCACGCGGGGCGAAGCCGAAGCGCTCGACGTCGTAGCGCGGCATCGACACCTGCATCATCTCGACTGCGCAGCAGGCGAGACCGAAGGTCATCCACATCAGCGAGCCGGTGCGGGCCCAGGTGATGAGGTCGTCGGTCGCGGCCACGAAGAAGCCCTTGTCGGACAGCTCGGAATTGACCTCGAGGAAGAACGGATCATTGGCCCCGACCGGCTTGCCGGTCGACGGGTCCAGGATGCCCTTGGGGGCCGGTGCGAGAACCGGACCGGCGGACGATGCAGGGTTCAATCCCATTCGAGTGCTCCCTTCTTCCATTCATAGGCGAACCCGACCGTCAGCACGGCGAGGAACACCACCATGGACCAGAAGCCGGTCGCGCCAAGCTTGCCGAACGCCACCGCCCAGGGAAACAGGAACGCCACCTCGAGGTCGAAGATGATGAAGAGGATGGCGACCAGATAGAAGCGAACGTCGAACTTCATGCGGGCGTCGTCGAAGGCGTTGAAACCGCACTCATACGCCGACAGCTTTTCCGGATCCGGCTGCTGGAACGCGACGATGAAGGGCGCGATCAGCAGCACCAGGCCAATGAGGCCCGCTACCCCTATAAAGACGACGAGTGGTAGATAGTTCTGTAGAATACCGCTCATTGACGAGCCCTTTTTCCCGCAGCCTCGGGACAGCCACGGATTCGTCCAGTTTGGAATTGTTCTGAGCCTTAGCGCAGTGCACCAATGGGCGCAAGACACGCTCTTTTCAGGCCCTTTGCCGCTCCCAGACCAGCGAAAAATCCCGGAATCACCCCGCGGCTGGTATGGAGCAGATCGCCGGACCCAGCAAGGGCGGCCACAGTTTTGCAGCAGCAGCTCTGGAATTGCGGCGCGCCGGCCGCGGCAGCTATTTGCCGCGTAACATCCGGTCAAAATGCTCGGGTTTTTGCGTGCGGCAGCGCACCCAAACCCAGGCAATGACCAGTACCGGGGCCCCGACCGTCACCCAGGCGACATACTGACCGAGCGTTCCCCAGAGCAGCGCCGCTAACAGGCCCGTGATCGTCGCAACCACCAGCAGGATAGGTGCAGCAAAGACACGTATCCACAGGCGCGAGCGGTCAGAGGAGCCATGCGTCACGACGGGACCGGGGCTCGTCTGGCGAATGCGTCGGCCTTGGCGGGCGCGCGCTTGCGCCGCCGCGCCAGCCAGAGATAGAGGCCGCTGCCGATCACAACGATGGTGAGCAGGTCGAGCGCGGCCCAGATCACCTTGAGCGGCATCCCGCCATAGTCGCCGAAATGCAGCGGCTGCGAGATCAGAAGCGCCTGAAGATAGAGCGGCAGCGCCCGGCTGTCGGCGACCTCCCCGGTTTCGCCGTCAAGCAGCACCGGCTTGAGCAGCCGCGCAGTCAAAGCCGTGTCGCCGCGCATGAAGGCGGCGAAGTGATGCGAGGAGCTGAAGGGCGTGCCCGGAAAGGCGATGAAGGCGACCTCCATGCCCGGCGCCGCCTGTCTCGCGCGCGCGACGACGTCATCGAGCGAGGCGAGATGCGAGGGCGGCGGCTTGCCGGCATAGGGCGCGACCATGCTGGCAAGCTCGGTGGCCTTCCACTGGTTGAGCATCAGTTCGGCCCAGGTGTTGACGACGCCGGTGACGCCAACCACCAGCGCCCAGGCGACCGTCACGACGCCGATCAGATTGTGCCAGTCGAGCCAGCGCACGCGGCGCGAGGCGCGGTCGCGAATGGTGGCAAAGCGCAACCGCCGGGTGAACGGCCAGTACAGCACCACGCCGGAGACGATGGCGATGGCGAACAACAGCCCCATCCCGCCGAGAAACAGCTTTCCAGGCTGGCCGACGAACATGTCGGTATGCAGCTTGAGCATGATCAGCATCGGGCCGATGCCGACCGGTCCGAGCAGCTTGGTCGAGACCGCGTCGAAGGCGCGCACGGTGGTATTGTCAGGCAGCCCGTCGACGGCGCTGTTGGTGAAGGCGGTCACGATCCCGGGCTCGTCCTTGTCCCAGGAGATATATTGCATCACGCGGCCGGGATCCGCGGCGAGCGCGGCGTCGGCGACGGCTTGCGTCGTCGCACGCGCCGCGCCCGCGTGAGCTTCGGGCTGGGGGGCATAGCCCAGGAGCTCATCGATCTCGTGATGGAAGATCAGCGGCAGGCCGGTGAGGCAGAGCAGCAGCAGGAAGACGGTCGAGATCAGGCTGGTCCAGGTGTGGACCACGGACCAGAGCCTGACCGTGCGCGCCTTCACGATGGCGTCCCCTCGCCTGTCCTCACCATTTGTACGAGACGCTGGCGGCGACGCGCCTGCGGTCGCCGTAGAAGCAGGATGAGGTCGACGCGCAGCTCGCGACATAGATCTTGTCGGTGAAATTGATCACGTTGATCGCCGTGCGCCAGTTCTGCCATTCGTAATGGACCGCGAGATCGCCGAGCACCACTGCGGGAACCTCGAGGGTGTTAGCGGTGTCGGCCCAGGACGAGCCGATATAACGCACGCCGCCGCCGAAACCGAACCCTTCGAGCGGCCCATCCTTGAAGGTGTAGTCCGCCCAGCCCGACACCAGCATCTCGGGCGTGTTGGTCGGCGTCTTGCCGACCAGCGCCGGATTGAGATCCTTGCTGGTGAAGAGATGATACGCCGTGAAGGCGCCAATGAACTTCAATTCCTTCGTGGCATTGGCCACTGCTTCGAGCTCGATACCGCGGGAGGTCACCTCGCCGGTCTGGTTCTGCAGCGTGGTGATGACCGGATCGGTGGTGGCCACGTTCTGCCGCTTCAGGTCGAACACCGAGGCGGTGAAGTAGCCGTCGAATCCCTTTGGCGCGACCTTCACGCCGATCTCGGCCTGCTGGCCGGTCTCCGGCAGAAACAACTGGTTCTGCGCGTTGAGCCCGATGATCGGATTGTAGCTTGTCGAATAGGAGACGTAGGGCGCGATACCGTTGTCGAAATTGTAGATCAGCCCAGCGCGCCCGCTGAACCTGCTGTCGTCGCGGCTGGCGACCGTGGCGCCCGTGTCGCGCGCGGCCTGCGTCGTCTCGACCCAATCGTTGCGACCGCTCAGCACCAGCGTGAAGTTGCCGAGCTTCATCTGGTCCTGGACGTAGGTCCCGGCCTGCTTCTGCGTTATCCGGGCGTTGCGAAACGGGGCGCCAGTGATCGGAATGTTGGTCCCGTAGGCGGGATTGAACACGTTGATCGACGGGACTGTACCGAAGTTGAAGGCCTGATAGTCGTCGATCTGGTAGCCCTTCAGATCGACGCCAAACAGCATCGTGTGCCTGACAGGACCGGTGTTGAAGCGGTACTCCAGCTGGTTGTCGAGATTGGCCTGATTGGCAGTGTTCTTCGCATACCAATTGTAGCGAGCCAAACTGGCCGTGTTGATGTCGGACCAGCCGTTGCCGACATAGCCGCGATAAGTCACGTCGACATGCGCGAACCGCGCATTCTGCCGGAACGTCAGATCGTCGGTGAGATTGCGTTCGAACTGGTAGCCGAGCATCTCCTGCTCGCGGGTGAACTTGTCGACGTTGGGATCGCCGGCGAAAAAGCTGGTCGGGATCTTGCCGAGCGGCCCGTTGGTCACCGTGCCCTGGTAGGGCAGGAAGTTGATGCCGCGCGTGTCCTGCTTCGAAGCCGACGCGAGCACCGTAAAGGTCGTGTCGGCATCCGGCTTCCAAGTGAACGATGGCGCGATGAAGTAGTTGTTGTCGGGCGTGAAGTTGACCTGGGTGTTGCCGTTCTGGACCTGGCCGACGACGCGATAGAACAGCTTGCCGTCCTGCGGCTGCGTCGCGACCGGTCCGCCGACGTCGAAGCCGACATAGGCGTTGCCGAAATTGTTGACGCCGGTCTCGATGTAGCGGATCGGCTCGGTCGGCGGCATCTTGCTGATGACGTTGACGATACCGCTCGGGCTCGATCCGCCATAGAGCACTGCCGACGGACCGCGCAGCACCTCGACTCGCTCCATGTTCGAGGGCTGGAGCTTCCAGCTCGCATAGGACGTGTAGAAGAGCTGCATGCCGTCGAGAAACAGTCCGATGTCGTCGGACTTGAAGCCGCGGATCAGCCACCAGTCGTTGCGCGTATCCGCGCCGAACGTTCCGGCGCGCACGCCGGCTGTGTAGCGCAGGACTTCGTCGAGCTTGTTCGGCTTCTGGTCACGGATCTGCTCGGCGCCGATCACCGACACCGATTGCGGCGTCTGCATGATCGGCGTGTTGGTCTTGGTGCCTGACGAGCTGCGGCCGGCGACGTAGCCATTCACCGGACCACGCGGCGTCTCGACGAAGCCGACATTGCGCTGCTGAACCGGTCTGCGGCTGGCGGCGGTCTGCGCCGACGGCCGCGGCGCGCGGCGCGGCGCCGCTGCGGCTGCACGCCGCCGTGCTTCCGGCGCAGTGACGGTGACCGACGGCAGGTTCTGCGCACCACTGTGCGCGGAAGATTGTGCAAGCGACGCCTGCGGCATCAAAACCCAAGCGGACGCGGTCGCCAACACGGCCGACCGCAGCATTCCCAGACTGTTCAACGCGCACCCCAAAGCTGCATTTTTTGATGCGTCATGCCGCCTGTCCCGGAACGGCATGCGCTTGCGACGACGCTTATGTGAGGGAGCGCGAATTCGCTAATTGAAAACTTCTTAGAAAGACTCTTAGAAGCGATCCAATATTTCCGGAGATTGCTGAGGGATCAGCGCGGAACTTTCTCGGCTTCGAGCATTTTCTCGGCGGTCGCCGTGAGACGGTCGATCTGCGCCAGCAGCGTCTCGAACTCGTCCTTGCTCAATTGTTCCAGCAAGCGCCGATTGCGCTCCTGCGCGCCTTCGACGATCGCATCATGCGCGGCGAGGCCCGCCGGGGTCAGAGCGACCAGCACCTCGCGGCTGTCCTTCGGGTTCGCCGATTTCACGATCAGCTTGCGCGAGACCAGTTCCGCGAGCGCGCGGCTGATCTGGCCCTTGTCCTGGCCGACGGCTTCGGCGAGCCGCGCCACGCTCATCGGCGGCCGGCGGCCGAGCGAGGCGACGAGACCGAACTCGACCGAGTTCAGTCCGGCAAGGCGCTTGTAGCGCAGGATCGCGCCGCGCTTGAGCAGGTTGGCGAGCACCATCAGTCGCGACGACAGCATCACGGTGATCGGCGCCGGCGAGTGGCTTCCGTCCGCATCGGGCGACGCGTGCCCGTCCCTGCTCGATGTCTGGCTCATGGTCCACCTCTGCCAAGAAAGCCGGGGCATGCCAAGTCTGGTAGCGCAACCTCCCCCATCTGATCCGAATGCGACTAAGACGCATTCCGGAATATCGTTGACATTGTCATCTATCTGCTTTTGACTGACCCGACACGCGAAGATGACCGGCCATCCAAGGCCTGCGGCGCGGGAGGAACAGCATGACCATGACCCAGCGGGATCGCGATCTCGGCACCGCCTATGCAATGAAGCCGGCGAGCACGCGCACCGAGCTCACCTCGGTCGTGCGCGGCACGCCGATGGGCGAGCTGCTGCGCCGCTACTGGCATCCGGTCGGGCTTGTCAGCGACGCCAGTGACACGCCGAAGAAGGTGCGCGCGCTCGGCGAAGATCTGGTGCTGTTCCGCGACAGGCACGGCCGCGTCGGCCTGCTGCACGCGCGCTGCTGCCATCGCGGCACCACGCTCTACTATGGCAAGGTCGAGGAGGACGGCATCCGCTGCTGCTATCACGGCTGGAAGTTCGACACCGAGGGCCATTGCCTGGAGCAGCCCTGCGAGCCCGACGGCGGCCAGTTCAAGGACAAGGTGCGCCAGCCCTGGTATCCGGTCGAGGAGCGCTACGGGCTGATCTTCGCCTATATGGGCCCGGCCGAGAAACGCCCGGTGCTGCCGGCTTACGAGTGCCTGGAAAACATGGACGACGGCGAGTTCGTCGAGGCCGACGATTCATCGATCGGCGGCGGCGGGCCTGCGGTGATCCCCTGCAACTGGCTCCAGCATTTCGAGAACGTGGTCGACCCCTACCACGTGCCGGTGCTGCACGGCTCGTTCTCGGGGCCGCAATTCACCGACATGATGGCCTCGATGCCGGAGGTGAAATTCGACAAGACGCCGCGCGGCATCGCCGTGCGCTCGATCCGCAGGCAGGGCGACGGCCGTGTGTTCTATCGCGTCACCGAGGCCGCCCTCCCCACTTTGCGTGTCGTGCCGAACCCGCGCGTGGCGCAGTTTGCCCGCGTCGAGTCGATCGGCTGGACCCTGCCGATCGACGACACGTCTTTCCGCATCTACGTCGCCGGCCGCGTCAAGAACACAGGCGACATCGGGCGCATGCGCTCGAAATTCAACGGAAAATTCTGGTGGGACATGACGGAGGAAGAGCACCAGCAATTCCCGGGCGATTACGAGGCCCAGGTCGGCCAGGGCCCGCAGACCATCCACTCCGAGGAGCATTTCGGCCAGAGCGACCGCGGCATCCTGATGATCCGGCGCATGCTGGGCGAGCAACTGGAAGCGATGGAAGCGGGTCGCGATCCGATCGGCGTCTCGTTCGATCAAGGCGCGCCGCCGGTCGAATTCGAAGCGGGGAACTACATCCGCGAAGGCTGACCTGTCAGCCCCACGAAGAGCTGGACCGACAACGATAACAAAGACAAATTGGGGGGATGCGATGGTCGATGTGACGTCACAGATGTCGGTGCAAACGGCCACCGCGGCAAAGCCCTCGCCGCGGCGCTATTACGTGCTCGGCCTGCTCACGATCATCTACGCGCTGAACTTCCTCGACCGCACGATCTTCAACGTCCTGATCGAGCCGATCAAGAAGGAGTTTGCACTCAGCGATACCATGATGGGCTTGCTCGCGGGCTTCGGCTTCGCGCTGTTCTATTCCCTGCTCGGCATTCCCATCGCGCGCGTCGCCGACCGGCTCAACCGGCGCAACATCGTCGCCGCCGCATTCGCGTTCTGGAGCGCGATGACGGCGCTGTGCGGCGCGGCCTCGAGCGTGACCTCGCTGGCGCTGGCGCGCATCGGTGTCGGCATCGGCGAATCCGCAGGCTCGCCCGCCTCGCAGTCGATCGTCGCCGATCTCTTCGCCAAGAACGAGCGCCCGCGCGCGCTCGGTATCTACGCCATCGGCACCTATCTCGGCGTCTTCCTCGGCTATTTCGTCGGCGGCTACGTCAACCAGCACTATGGCTGGCGGATGGCGTTCTATGTCGCCGGCCTGCCCGGCATCCTGCTCGCATTGGTCCTGTGGCTGACGATAACAGAGCCGAAGCGCGGCGCGATGCAGGAGAGCTTCGTGCCCGAGCCGCTGGGGCCGACGCTGCGCTTCCTCGCCTCGCAGCGCAGCTTCGTCATCGTGCTGATCGGCTTCTGCCTCACCACCTACACGAACTACGCGACCGCGGCCTGGATCCCGCCGTTCCTCTCGCGCGTGCACCACCTGTCGAGCGCTGAGATCGGCACCTATGCGGGCACCTTCAAGGGGCTCGCGGGCATGGCCGGCACCCTGCTCGGCGGCTTCGTGGTGGCGCAAATCGGCCGCCGCGACGACCGCTGGAAGCTGTGGGCGCCCGCGATCACCTCGGGCCTTGCCGGCCCGGTGTTCGCGCTCTGCATGCTGACGCAGGACTTTGCGATGATGGTCGCCATGCTGGCGCTGACCTCGTTCCTGGTCGGCTTCCATCTCGGGCCGATCTTCGCGATCGCGCAGACGGTCGCCAAGCCGAGCATGCGGGCGCTCGCCTCCGCGCTGATCGCGCTCACCGCCACCTGCTTCGGCCAGGGCGTCGGCCCGCTCGCCGTGGGCGTCGTCAACGACGCCCTGAAGGGCGCTTACGGCGCGGACGCCGTGCGCTATTCCCTGCTCTCGGCGGCGGTCACCACCGTCCTCGGCGCCCTGCTGTTCGTCTGGGCGGCCCGCACGATCCGGGACGATATCGGCCGGGCGGCCTGAGCCCCGTCCTGCGGGGCAAGCCCGGCGCAACCAACCGGGCGTAGAGATGAAACCATTTTGCGGAACCCGCGAAACCATCCGGAAACAGACGGTCCTTACAACAAGAGCCCATAGACGGCGGCAAAGCCCGTCGGGAGGCTCATATGAACCACTCCATTCACTCTGTTGATCGTGCGACCCACCTGAAGATCGTAGTGGTGGCGCTGGTGGCCGGTATTGCCGTGGCCGCCTTCGGGATCGCAGCCCGCACCAATGCCGATTACAGCCAGACCGCCCAATCCACCCACGTGATCAAGGCCGGCAAGCCGGTCGTGGTGACCAGCGCGGGTGCGTCCCAGATTCGCTGAGGCGCACTCTTCCGGGCTGGACCGATGGCCGCCTCCGGGCGGCCATTTTCGTTTTCCAGAGCAATGCTTAGCCGAGATTGACCGGCGCAGCGCAACGTCCTTGACTTCACCCAGTCCCGCCTTTAATTCCCCCCTCGTTCCGCGCGCGTTCAGCGAACCACGCGGGAGTAGCTCAGTTGGTTAGAGCGCCGGCCTGTCACGCCGGAGGTCGCGGGTTCGAGCCCCGTCTCTCGCGCCATTTTTGGCAATCCTTTCATAGCCTTAGCCCGAACTTCTCGACGCCTTTCGTGCTTGCGCGGGCGATCGGCGGCCTTCGTCCGGCAGAGCCCGCGCCATAGTCAGCCCGCGCCCGAATCGTCTAGGCCTTCCGGTCTTAGAGAATCCCCACGTTCTCTCAGCTTTTCAGGGGGTTCCCTGCCATTGAACATTGGAGGAGGCCAGACATGGCTAAGAAGGATTCGGCCAAGAAGGCAGCCGCGGCCGCGACCATCACGCTCAAGCACCTCGCCGCAGATATTGCGGAGAGCCAGGACCTGTCGAAGAAGCGCGCCGAGGCCGTTCTCACCGACATGGTCGACCTGATCACCAAGCACCTGAAGAAGGGCGATCGCGTCCGCATCGTCGGGCTCGGCATCCTCCAGGTCCGCAAGCGCGCCGCCCGCACCGGCCGCAACCCGGCCACCGGCGAGCCGATCCACATCAAGGCCAGCAAGAAGGTCACCTTCCACCCGGTCAAGGAACTGAAAGAGGCGATCTAAACAAGCTTAAGCCTGATCCGGCCGCATCAAGGCCTGCTTTTCTGATATACCGCCTCTCTCCCCTGACCCCGGCGGTTTGACCAGAAATGTCCTCCCTCACCTTTTCGCACACCGTGACCGAGCGCTTCCTGCGCTACGTCACCATCGACACCCAGTCCGATCCGGAATCCCCCAGCTCGCCCTCGACCGAGAAGCAGAAGGACCTCGGCCGCGTGCTTGCCGCCGAGCTCAGGGACATCGGCGTGGCGGACGCCCATCTCGACGATTACGGCTACGTCTACGGAACGATCCCGGCCAACACCGACAAGAAGGTGCCGGTGATCTGCTTCTGCTCGCACATGGACACCTCGCCCGACGTGACCGGCAAGGCCGTCAAGCCGCAGGTCGTGACGAACTATCGCGGCGGCGACATCGTGCTGCCGGGCGATACCAGCCAGGTGATCCGCTTCACGGAGCATCCAGCGCTGAAGAACCAGATCGGCAACGACATCATCACCACCGACGGCACCACGCTGCTGGGCGCCGACAACAAGGCCGGCGTCGCCGAGATCATGGATGCCGCGTATTTCTTCATCAACAACCCCGACGTGAAGCACGGCACCATCAAGATCCTGTTCACGCCGGACGAAGAGATTGGCCGCGGCGTCGACAATGTCGATCTGAAGAAGCTCGGGGCCGACTTCGGCTACACCATGGACGGCGAAAGCGCGGGCTGCGTCGAGGACGAGACCTTCTCGGCCGACGGCGCCACCATCACCATCACCGGCGTCAGCGCCCATCCCGGCTATGCCAAGGGCAAGATGGAGCACGCGGTCAAGATCGCGGCCGCCATCGTCGAGCGTCTGCCCAGAGAAGGCTGCTCGCCGGAGACGACTTCGGGCAAGCAGGGCTTCCTGCATCCGATCGGTATCGAGGGCGCGCTGGAGCAGGCAACACTCTCTTTCATCGTCCGCGACTTCACCGAGGAAGGCTTGAGGGAGAAAGAGGACCTGCTCGAGGGCATCGTCAAGGATGTGATGAAGGACTATCCGCGCTCGACCTACAAGTTCGAAGTCAGGGAGCAGTACCGCAACATGAAGCAGGTGATCGACCGTCACCCGCACGTGCTCGAATACGCCATCGAGGCGATCCGCCGCGCCGGCCTGCGCCCGATGCGCACCGCGATCCGCGGCGGCACCGACGGCTCGCGCCTGTCCTTCATGGGCCTGCCCTGCCCCAATATTTTTGCGGGCGAGCACGCGTTCCACTCGCGCCTGGAATGGGTCAGCCGGCAGGACATGGAAAAGGCGGTGCAGACCATCGTGCATCTCGCGATGATCTGGGAGGAGAAGGCCTAGCGCGATCATGCAATACATCGCGTCCGGTCGCGCCAGGCTTGCGACAGAAGTTTCAGGCGACGGCTCGGCTGTCGTCTTCCTTCATGCCAATGTGTGCGACCGGCGCATGTGGCGCGCCCAATTGGATGGAATGGCTGCCACCCACAGGGCGGTCGCGTACGACCGACGCGGCTTTGGCGAAACGCGCGCCGAGCCGGAGGACTTTTCTGCGCTCGCAGATCTCGTCGCAGTGCTGGAGGCGACCGCGGACGGCAAGCCCGCGATCCTCGTTGGCTGCTCCCTCGGCGGCCGCATCGCGCTCGATGCCGCATTGCGGCACCCGTCGCGTGTCCGCGCGCTCGTTCTGATCGCTCCCAATGTCGCGGGCGCGCCCGACCCGGTCTATTCTCCCGAGATCGAGACATTGATGATGCAGTCGAAGGAGGCGGAGGCCTCCGGCGACCTCGGACGGCTGAACGCGATGAAAGCCAGGCTCTGGCTGGACGGACCGCTGGCGGCCGAAGGTCGCGTGACCGGCCCCGCGCGTGACCTGCTGCTGGATATGAACAGCATCGCGCTTCGTTCACCGCCGTTCGGATCGGACGTGGACATCAAGCCGTTCTTCCACCGTCTCCACGAAATCTCGGTGCCAACGCTGGTCATATGGGGCGGTCTCGATTTTCCCTACGTTCAGGACCGCTGTCGCCAGCTCGTCGCTTCGGTCCCGGGAGCGCAAGGTCACGAAATGCCCGATGTGGCCCATCTCCCGAACCTGGAACGCCCGGCGGAGATCTCGACGCTGATCGCCGAGTTCGTCCGCCGATGTGCCTCAAACAGATAGCTGAGCCCACGCCTGATCGGACTACGGCACCGGCATCGCGCGCCGGCCGCGATGGAAGCGGTCCGAACTTGTCATCCAGTCCGGCAGAGGCTCGCCGTCGCGGTGCCGGCCGCCTGCAGCAGCGGCAGCCCAGGCCACCACCGCTCCAATCAGGGTTGCGGCTGCAACCGAGAAGGCGAGGATGATCGAGCTGCGTCGCGCGCGGTTGATCGCCGTGCGGGAGTCCGCAATCACGGCATCGACCCGACGCTCGGAGTCCGGCGCCGGCAATCCGGTCAGCGCTGCGACCTGTTGCACCAGATAGGCGCGATCGTCAGTGCTGACGCCGCTGTGGCTCGACGACGTCATCAGGATGCGCCCGGCTTCCGCGCGGGTTTCCCTCAGGTCGGTGGGAGGTCGCCTCGGCGCGCGGAACAGCTTGTCCAGTTCATAGCTCAGCATCGGTTCTGCCGCAGTCGCTGCGCCGGTCGAAGTCCGGGCCGGCGAGCGATCGATCGCAGCCGCACCGAGAAGCGCGAGGAAGGCGCCGCCGATCAGCACGGCCAACGCCCATGACATCAGACCATGGAGACCGTCCCGACGCTCGCCCTCGTCGTCCATGCCCGCAGGCGAGACGGCAGGCCGCCTGATGCGACCCGCAATGTAGCCGCCGAGGCTGAAACTCGCGGCGGCCTGAAGGATCAAATACAATCCCGAAAGCAGTGCCAGT is from Bradyrhizobium xenonodulans and encodes:
- a CDS encoding spinster family MFS transporter, whose amino-acid sequence is MVDVTSQMSVQTATAAKPSPRRYYVLGLLTIIYALNFLDRTIFNVLIEPIKKEFALSDTMMGLLAGFGFALFYSLLGIPIARVADRLNRRNIVAAAFAFWSAMTALCGAASSVTSLALARIGVGIGESAGSPASQSIVADLFAKNERPRALGIYAIGTYLGVFLGYFVGGYVNQHYGWRMAFYVAGLPGILLALVLWLTITEPKRGAMQESFVPEPLGPTLRFLASQRSFVIVLIGFCLTTYTNYATAAWIPPFLSRVHHLSSAEIGTYAGTFKGLAGMAGTLLGGFVVAQIGRRDDRWKLWAPAITSGLAGPVFALCMLTQDFAMMVAMLALTSFLVGFHLGPIFAIAQTVAKPSMRALASALIALTATCFGQGVGPLAVGVVNDALKGAYGADAVRYSLLSAAVTTVLGALLFVWAARTIRDDIGRAA
- a CDS encoding HU family DNA-binding protein, producing the protein MAKKDSAKKAAAAATITLKHLAADIAESQDLSKKRAEAVLTDMVDLITKHLKKGDRVRIVGLGILQVRKRAARTGRNPATGEPIHIKASKKVTFHPVKELKEAI
- the pepT gene encoding peptidase T; amino-acid sequence: MSSLTFSHTVTERFLRYVTIDTQSDPESPSSPSTEKQKDLGRVLAAELRDIGVADAHLDDYGYVYGTIPANTDKKVPVICFCSHMDTSPDVTGKAVKPQVVTNYRGGDIVLPGDTSQVIRFTEHPALKNQIGNDIITTDGTTLLGADNKAGVAEIMDAAYFFINNPDVKHGTIKILFTPDEEIGRGVDNVDLKKLGADFGYTMDGESAGCVEDETFSADGATITITGVSAHPGYAKGKMEHAVKIAAAIVERLPREGCSPETTSGKQGFLHPIGIEGALEQATLSFIVRDFTEEGLREKEDLLEGIVKDVMKDYPRSTYKFEVREQYRNMKQVIDRHPHVLEYAIEAIRRAGLRPMRTAIRGGTDGSRLSFMGLPCPNIFAGEHAFHSRLEWVSRQDMEKAVQTIVHLAMIWEEKA
- a CDS encoding alpha/beta fold hydrolase, with translation MQYIASGRARLATEVSGDGSAVVFLHANVCDRRMWRAQLDGMAATHRAVAYDRRGFGETRAEPEDFSALADLVAVLEATADGKPAILVGCSLGGRIALDAALRHPSRVRALVLIAPNVAGAPDPVYSPEIETLMMQSKEAEASGDLGRLNAMKARLWLDGPLAAEGRVTGPARDLLLDMNSIALRSPPFGSDVDIKPFFHRLHEISVPTLVIWGGLDFPYVQDRCRQLVASVPGAQGHEMPDVAHLPNLERPAEISTLIAEFVRRCASNR